In one Sphingobacterium daejeonense genomic region, the following are encoded:
- a CDS encoding SIS domain-containing protein — translation MKNNIDIKSLAQSTFELEAANVLALSEKIDEDYVKVIEEILTLKGRVILTGIGKSAIIAQKIVATLNSTGTPAIFMHAADAIHGDLGIIQKDDLIIGISKSGNTPEIKVLVPFLKTKQGTL, via the coding sequence GTGAAAAACAATATAGATATCAAATCGTTGGCGCAGAGTACTTTTGAGCTTGAAGCTGCTAACGTATTAGCTCTTTCTGAGAAAATTGACGAGGACTATGTGAAGGTTATTGAAGAGATTTTAACATTAAAAGGAAGGGTGATATTAACAGGTATTGGAAAGAGTGCTATCATTGCCCAAAAGATTGTCGCCACATTAAATTCTACTGGTACCCCTGCTATTTTTATGCATGCTGCTGATGCTATCCATGGTGATTTAGGAATTATTCAAAAGGACGATTTAATAATAGGTATTTCAAAAAGTGGAAACACACCAGAAATTAAAGTTTTAGTTCCGTTTTTAAAAACAAAACAGGGAACACTTTAG
- the cmk gene encoding (d)CMP kinase, whose translation MKNFVIAIDGFSSCGKSTVAKALAKELNFVFIDSGAMYRAVTLYIQQNKVNIENEQEVLDALDNIHIDFVPNPEKVQILLNGEDVSDAIRTMEVSEYVSEVSALKPVRKAMVHQQQNLGKKRNIVMDGRDIGTTVFPNADLKIFMTASPQVRAERRFAELGAKGEVLTMEEVKENLSHRDHIDSTREESPLRQAEDAIVLDNSELNQEEQLQFVINLVKEKIDLN comes from the coding sequence ATGAAAAATTTTGTTATCGCGATTGACGGATTCTCTTCTTGTGGTAAAAGTACGGTTGCTAAGGCTCTAGCTAAAGAATTGAATTTTGTGTTTATTGATAGTGGTGCAATGTATAGAGCAGTTACTCTTTATATTCAACAGAACAAGGTTAATATTGAAAATGAGCAAGAGGTTTTGGATGCTTTAGATAATATACATATTGATTTTGTCCCTAACCCTGAAAAAGTACAAATTCTCCTAAACGGCGAGGACGTTTCGGATGCTATTAGAACTATGGAGGTTTCTGAATATGTAAGTGAAGTAAGTGCTCTAAAACCAGTTCGTAAAGCAATGGTTCACCAACAACAAAACCTTGGCAAAAAAAGAAATATTGTGATGGATGGGAGAGATATTGGAACTACAGTCTTTCCAAATGCTGACCTCAAAATTTTTATGACGGCTAGTCCACAAGTTCGTGCAGAACGCAGATTCGCTGAGCTTGGTGCAAAAGGTGAAGTGTTGACAATGGAGGAAGTAAAAGAAAACTTATCCCACAGAGACCATATAGATAGTACGAGAGAAGAAAGTCCACTAAGACAAGCTGAAGATGCAATTGTATTGGATAATTCCGAATTGAATCAAGAAGAGCAATTACAATTTGTAATAAACTTAGTGAAGGAAAAAATAGATCTTAACTAA
- a CDS encoding CBS domain-containing protein yields the protein MFTNQKAIHRSRFCEISSWWSFREQLYLKVGDLSDNHGLPAVSSSSDVRTVLISITKFRLGATVVTEKEQILGIITDGDIRRMLEKHTDVSNLIATDIMSINPKTIERDELAANALHHMRQNSISQLVVTDDGKYAGIIHLQDILKEGII from the coding sequence ATGTTTACAAACCAAAAGGCAATTCACAGATCAAGATTTTGCGAAATATCATCCTGGTGGAGCTTTAGGGAACAGCTTTATCTGAAAGTTGGGGATTTATCTGACAATCATGGTTTACCAGCAGTTAGTTCTTCCTCAGACGTTCGTACAGTACTTATTAGTATTACCAAATTCAGGCTTGGTGCAACCGTAGTAACAGAAAAAGAACAAATTTTGGGTATAATAACTGATGGAGATATCCGCAGGATGTTAGAAAAGCACACTGATGTTTCAAACCTAATTGCAACTGATATCATGTCAATAAATCCAAAAACTATCGAACGGGATGAATTGGCAGCAAATGCTCTTCATCACATGCGCCAAAATAGTATATCACAATTGGTGGTGACAGATGATGGGAAATATGCAGGAATAATTCATCTTCAAGATATTCTAAAAGAAGGAATCATTTAA
- a CDS encoding pyridoxal phosphate-dependent aminotransferase, with protein MPTISQKGNNMPASPIRKLTPYADQAKKEGKKIYHLNIGQPDIETPEIMLNALKNIDFKVWAYTPSEGTLSYRTKLAEYYNKLHYNITPNDILVTNGGSEAITITMQACLNPGEEVIIPEPFYANYNGFACSADIIVKPIMSTIDNGFALPSISDFEKVITEKTKAIAICNPNNPTGYLYSREELEALKELCLKHDLYLFSDEAYREFCYDGREFISPMQLEGLEQNVVVFDTVSKRYSACGARIGCIITKNKELYQTSLKFAQARLSPSLEGQIAGEAAVDTPDSYFEAVSKEYTARRDTLVKGLNNIDGVFCPNPGGAFYVIAKLPIDNADKFCQWMLEKFSYNNETVMMAPATGFYSTPGAGSNEVRLAYVLNQDDLKKALICLDKALQEYPGRTI; from the coding sequence ATGCCAACTATATCTCAAAAGGGCAATAATATGCCTGCCTCACCTATTAGAAAGCTAACTCCTTATGCTGATCAAGCTAAAAAAGAAGGAAAGAAAATCTATCATTTAAACATAGGTCAACCTGATATTGAAACACCAGAAATCATGTTGAATGCTTTGAAGAACATTGATTTCAAAGTTTGGGCATATACACCTTCTGAAGGAACACTATCATACAGAACAAAACTAGCGGAATACTATAATAAACTTCACTATAACATCACCCCTAATGATATATTAGTAACAAATGGTGGATCAGAAGCAATAACAATTACTATGCAAGCCTGCTTGAATCCAGGTGAAGAGGTTATTATCCCAGAGCCATTCTATGCGAACTATAATGGTTTTGCATGTTCTGCGGATATTATTGTAAAACCTATTATGTCAACAATTGACAATGGATTTGCATTACCATCGATTTCTGATTTTGAAAAAGTGATAACAGAAAAAACGAAAGCAATTGCTATCTGTAATCCTAACAACCCAACAGGATATTTATATTCTAGGGAAGAACTAGAAGCTCTAAAGGAATTGTGTTTAAAACATGATTTATATCTATTTTCTGATGAGGCTTATAGGGAGTTCTGTTATGATGGTCGTGAATTTATTTCTCCGATGCAATTAGAAGGTTTAGAACAAAACGTTGTTGTATTTGATACTGTTTCAAAACGTTATTCTGCATGTGGAGCTCGGATTGGATGTATTATAACGAAAAATAAAGAACTCTACCAAACTTCATTAAAATTTGCTCAGGCAAGACTTAGTCCGTCATTAGAAGGACAGATTGCTGGAGAAGCTGCTGTAGATACTCCGGATAGTTATTTTGAAGCAGTTTCAAAAGAATATACTGCAAGAAGAGATACTTTAGTGAAGGGATTAAATAATATTGATGGTGTTTTTTGTCCAAATCCAGGAGGAGCATTTTATGTAATTGCAAAATTGCCTATAGACAATGCTGATAAATTCTGTCAATGGATGCTAGAAAAGTTCTCGTATAACAATGAGACAGTCATGATGGCACCAGCTACAGGCTTCTACTCTACTCCAGGGGCAGGTTCCAATGAGGTAAGATTAGCGTATGTATTAAACCAAGATGATCTTAAAAAAGCTTTAATCTGTCTTGATAAGGCATTACAAGAATATCCAGGAAGGACAATTTAG
- a CDS encoding UbiA-like polyprenyltransferase: MKKYMSLVLFAHSIFALPFAIIGFFLAINTTDYQFEWKLFLLMLVCMVTARNAAMAFNRYLDRDIDALNPRTAVRDIPAGKISANQALIFTIINCIVFIIACYFINFLCFLLSPIALFVILFYSYMKRISPLCHIVLGVGLGLAPVGAYLAVTGHFNIVPIFYGLAVLTWVSGFDIIYALQDEEFDKANGLNSIPANFGGKAALRISEILHVLSFIFILLPVLYMPVGILYYIGVAFYAALLIYQHRIVSLNDLSRVDRAFMTTNGIASVVFAVFYLLDIWIK; the protein is encoded by the coding sequence ATGAAAAAATACATGTCCTTAGTGCTTTTTGCACATAGTATATTTGCTCTACCATTTGCCATCATAGGTTTCTTTTTAGCGATCAATACTACTGATTATCAATTTGAATGGAAGTTGTTTTTATTGATGTTGGTATGTATGGTGACTGCAAGAAATGCTGCTATGGCTTTCAATCGATATTTAGATAGAGATATTGACGCATTAAACCCTCGAACTGCGGTAAGGGATATTCCTGCTGGTAAAATCTCCGCAAATCAAGCTCTAATTTTTACCATTATCAATTGTATAGTATTTATAATAGCTTGTTACTTCATAAACTTTTTGTGCTTTCTACTTTCTCCAATCGCTTTATTTGTTATTTTATTCTATTCTTACATGAAAAGAATATCTCCTTTATGTCATATTGTATTGGGGGTTGGATTGGGCTTAGCACCTGTTGGTGCTTACTTAGCGGTGACCGGACATTTTAATATAGTACCTATCTTTTATGGATTAGCTGTCCTTACATGGGTGAGTGGATTTGACATCATATATGCTTTGCAAGATGAAGAATTTGATAAGGCTAATGGCTTAAACTCGATACCTGCAAATTTTGGAGGAAAGGCAGCATTAAGGATTTCTGAAATACTTCATGTACTGTCATTTATCTTTATTTTACTGCCAGTATTATATATGCCTGTTGGAATATTATACTATATAGGCGTTGCATTCTATGCAGCATTATTAATATACCAACATCGAATAGTGAGTTTAAATGATTTAAGTAGGGTAGACCGTGCATTTATGACTACAAATGGTATTGCTTCTGTAGTTTTTGCAGTGTTTTATTTACTGGATATTTGGATAAAATGA
- a CDS encoding ABC transporter permease: protein MNKILLIIQREYLSRVKKKTFLLTTFLVPLFFIGMYVGVFFLTKQSFEDSKALIYVVDNTKEVGNQLKNTDQITFTESTEELNSQIQKIKDLDGNTNILFIPEDFYQTHNIEFLSSGKPNIATKGQVESQLENILLEYQYKELNIDASKIKSIDTKVSTAAKEITASGEAKDSDTRIAMGIAMALSVLIYLSLFLYGAQVMRGIIEEKSNRIIEVIISSVKPFQLMMGKIIGIGLVGITQFILWIILSFGLIAIASNTLIDKNEFQKEMMQNSPEGTEIGSGSIMSEINTAMEAVNIPELLISFFLFFIGGYMLYSALFAAVGSAVDNETEANQFTMPITTPLLLAYILSFGVLVNNPHGPIAVWLSFIPLTSPIAMLVRIPFGVPTWQIALSFILLVGGFVFTTWFAARIYRIGILMYGKKASFKELIKWFRYKS, encoded by the coding sequence ATGAACAAAATATTATTAATTATCCAAAGAGAATACTTGAGCAGGGTTAAGAAAAAAACATTTCTGCTGACCACTTTTTTAGTTCCTCTATTTTTTATTGGGATGTACGTTGGTGTATTTTTCCTAACAAAACAGAGTTTTGAGGATTCTAAAGCATTGATATATGTTGTAGACAACACTAAAGAAGTAGGCAATCAATTAAAGAATACTGATCAAATAACCTTTACAGAATCTACAGAAGAACTAAATAGTCAAATTCAGAAAATCAAGGATTTGGATGGAAATACTAATATCCTTTTTATCCCTGAGGATTTCTATCAAACACATAACATTGAATTTTTATCTTCTGGCAAGCCAAACATTGCAACCAAGGGGCAGGTAGAATCACAATTAGAAAATATTTTATTGGAATACCAATATAAAGAATTGAATATTGATGCTTCTAAGATTAAAAGCATAGACACCAAAGTCAGTACTGCAGCCAAGGAAATTACTGCATCGGGAGAAGCAAAAGATAGTGATACAAGGATTGCGATGGGTATTGCGATGGCATTATCTGTCTTAATTTACTTATCTCTATTCTTGTATGGGGCACAGGTGATGCGAGGGATTATTGAAGAAAAATCAAATCGAATCATTGAAGTAATCATATCATCAGTAAAACCATTTCAATTGATGATGGGTAAGATTATTGGTATTGGTTTAGTGGGTATTACACAGTTTATTTTATGGATTATCTTGAGTTTTGGTTTGATCGCCATTGCATCAAATACATTAATTGACAAAAACGAATTCCAGAAGGAAATGATGCAAAACTCTCCTGAGGGGACTGAAATTGGTAGTGGATCAATAATGTCAGAAATCAATACAGCAATGGAGGCAGTAAATATTCCAGAATTACTGATCAGCTTCTTTTTATTTTTCATTGGGGGTTATATGCTATACAGTGCATTATTTGCTGCTGTAGGCTCTGCAGTAGATAATGAAACAGAAGCAAACCAATTTACTATGCCGATTACTACGCCTTTGCTATTAGCTTATATCCTTTCATTTGGTGTTTTGGTAAACAATCCACATGGACCTATTGCAGTTTGGTTAAGTTTTATTCCTCTCACGTCTCCAATTGCGATGTTGGTAAGAATTCCATTTGGTGTTCCAACTTGGCAAATTGCCCTTTCATTTATTTTATTAGTAGGTGGATTTGTATTTACAACATGGTTTGCTGCAAGGATATATAGGATCGGAATTCTTATGTATGGTAAAAAAGCAAGCTTTAAAGAACTTATAAAATGGTTCAGGTATAAAAGCTAA
- the yihA gene encoding ribosome biogenesis GTP-binding protein YihA/YsxC, whose translation MNINRAEFLTSNTDVTKLPEANKAEYAFIGRSNVGKSSLINAITRRKGLAKTSQKPGKTQLINHFIINDEWYLVDLPGYGFAQTSKKNRASWEKFIREYLTRRENLQCVFVLIDSRHEPQKIDLDFCYWLGEQGIPFLLLFTKADKHSMVKSDQNIAKFRKALKTWFEEVPPHILTSSETKLGCEQVLETIDDINKNFVSPLG comes from the coding sequence ATGAATATCAATAGAGCAGAATTTTTAACTAGTAATACTGATGTAACTAAGCTTCCGGAAGCTAATAAAGCTGAATACGCATTTATTGGACGTTCGAATGTTGGAAAATCTTCACTGATAAATGCGATCACACGTAGAAAAGGTTTAGCCAAAACCTCTCAAAAACCAGGTAAAACTCAATTAATCAACCATTTCATAATTAATGATGAATGGTATTTGGTGGATTTACCAGGTTATGGATTTGCCCAAACTTCAAAAAAGAACCGTGCATCTTGGGAAAAGTTTATTCGTGAGTATTTGACTAGAAGAGAGAATCTACAATGTGTATTTGTACTGATCGATAGTCGTCACGAGCCACAAAAGATTGATTTAGACTTCTGTTACTGGTTAGGAGAGCAAGGAATTCCATTTTTATTGTTATTTACCAAGGCTGATAAACACTCCATGGTAAAGTCTGATCAGAACATAGCTAAATTTCGCAAAGCATTGAAAACTTGGTTTGAAGAGGTTCCACCACATATTCTTACATCCTCAGAAACTAAACTAGGTTGTGAACAGGTATTGGAAACAATTGATGATATCAATAAAAACTTCGTTTCTCCTTTGGGTTAA
- a CDS encoding DUF1573 domain-containing protein, whose amino-acid sequence MKKITSICAVVIAFISLTAMGMLAAEFKFDKETHDFGKIALNKPVSHEYKFSNSGDEPIIISDVQPTCGCSVAEFTKTPVKPGEAGTIKVTFNAAAKGPFTKSFIVKSNTKTPVKTLTIKGIVE is encoded by the coding sequence ATGAAAAAAATTACGAGTATATGTGCAGTAGTGATTGCATTTATTAGTCTAACTGCAATGGGAATGTTGGCAGCAGAGTTTAAATTTGATAAAGAAACGCACGATTTCGGAAAGATTGCATTGAATAAACCGGTTTCACATGAATATAAATTCAGTAATTCAGGAGATGAACCTATTATAATTTCAGATGTGCAACCGACTTGTGGATGTTCTGTAGCCGAGTTTACCAAGACTCCTGTTAAACCAGGTGAGGCAGGAACTATTAAAGTAACCTTTAATGCTGCTGCAAAAGGACCTTTCACGAAATCATTTATCGTGAAATCAAACACAAAAACTCCTGTTAAAACACTTACCATTAAAGGTATAGTTGAATAA
- a CDS encoding ABC transporter ATP-binding protein: protein MLEIKNIVKQYANHKALDDVSIHVPSGKIFGLLGPNGAGKTSLIRIINQITAPDSGEIIFDGKPLNSSHISRIGYLPEERGLYKKMQIGDQMIYLAQLKGLSKKDAKERIKYWFEKLKIESWWDKKVEDLSKGMQQKVQFVATVLHEPDLIILDEPFSGFDPVNAQVIQDEILELNKKGATIIYSTHRMESVEALCDNIALLNKSKVILEGSVKEIKNQYRNQTYRIEYHLKPETERIQIDHSLWQNLDQSESNNNILTIQIPQEKSLNDVLINLIPQIEIQQIFEIIPSMHDIFIDNVTNNK from the coding sequence ATGCTGGAAATAAAAAATATTGTTAAGCAATATGCCAACCATAAGGCTTTAGACGATGTGTCTATTCATGTACCATCAGGAAAGATTTTTGGTCTTTTAGGGCCCAATGGCGCAGGAAAGACTTCATTAATCCGAATTATCAATCAAATCACTGCACCAGATTCAGGCGAAATAATTTTCGATGGCAAACCTTTGAATTCTTCCCATATCAGTAGAATCGGATATTTACCGGAAGAGCGAGGACTATATAAAAAAATGCAGATTGGGGACCAAATGATTTATCTAGCCCAATTAAAAGGTCTGAGTAAAAAGGATGCCAAAGAAAGAATAAAATATTGGTTTGAAAAACTTAAGATTGAAAGTTGGTGGGATAAAAAAGTAGAAGATCTAAGTAAAGGAATGCAACAAAAAGTACAATTTGTAGCCACTGTCCTCCACGAACCAGATTTAATAATTTTAGATGAACCCTTCTCAGGATTTGACCCAGTAAATGCACAAGTTATTCAAGATGAAATCCTAGAATTAAATAAAAAAGGTGCTACCATTATTTATTCCACCCATAGGATGGAATCTGTGGAAGCATTGTGTGACAATATCGCATTGTTAAACAAATCAAAAGTGATTTTGGAAGGTTCAGTTAAAGAGATTAAAAACCAGTATAGAAATCAAACCTACAGGATAGAATATCATCTGAAACCTGAAACAGAGCGTATTCAAATTGATCATTCCCTTTGGCAGAACCTAGATCAGTCGGAATCAAATAACAATATATTAACTATCCAGATTCCTCAAGAGAAATCATTAAATGATGTTTTAATAAACTTGATTCCTCAAATTGAGATTCAGCAAATATTTGAAATAATACCTTCGATGCATGATATTTTCATCGATAATGTTACTAATAATAAATAA